In the genome of Rhodoplanes sp. Z2-YC6860, one region contains:
- a CDS encoding FAD binding domain-containing protein yields MKPVAFDYERPSTLADAAMLLGQANGFSKVLAGGQSLGPMLNLRLAQPDLLVDITAIAGLAAISETADHLEIGACITHANIEDGRVPDHFAGLMQRVAGRIAYRAVRNRGTIGGSLAHADPAADWLSALSLLDAEAIVWTPQGSRSIAVAELTVSSFTTVIKPQELIRAVRVPKLSAGARWGFYKFSQKAGEFAHTIGGVLHDPARGRFRAVIGAIETAPIVVADATSLFGGKFEPGIAERLDQQTVLKLLDGKNVKDEYIRSLAVVALKRAANQASVL; encoded by the coding sequence ATGAAACCTGTCGCGTTCGACTACGAGCGGCCTTCGACGCTCGCCGATGCCGCGATGCTGCTCGGCCAGGCCAACGGCTTCTCCAAGGTTCTGGCCGGCGGGCAATCGCTCGGGCCGATGCTCAATCTGCGGCTCGCGCAGCCCGATCTGCTGGTCGACATCACCGCGATCGCCGGACTGGCCGCGATCAGCGAGACGGCCGATCACCTTGAGATCGGCGCGTGCATCACCCACGCCAATATCGAGGACGGACGCGTGCCGGATCATTTCGCCGGCCTGATGCAGCGCGTCGCCGGCCGCATCGCCTATCGCGCGGTGCGCAATCGCGGCACGATCGGCGGCAGTCTGGCGCATGCCGATCCGGCAGCGGATTGGCTGTCGGCGCTGTCGCTGCTCGACGCCGAGGCCATCGTCTGGACGCCGCAAGGGAGCCGCTCCATCGCAGTGGCCGAGCTTACGGTGTCGTCGTTCACCACGGTGATCAAGCCGCAAGAACTGATCCGGGCGGTCCGTGTGCCGAAGCTTTCGGCTGGCGCGCGCTGGGGGTTCTACAAGTTCAGCCAGAAGGCCGGCGAATTCGCCCATACGATCGGCGGCGTGCTGCACGATCCGGCGCGCGGCAGGTTCCGCGCAGTGATCGGCGCGATCGAAACCGCGCCGATCGTGGTTGCCGACGCCACGTCGCTGTTTGGCGGAAAATTCGAGCCAGGCATCGCCGAGCGCCTCGATCAACAGACTGTGCTCAAGCTTCTCGATGGAAAGAACGTGAAGGACGAATACATCCGAAGCCTCGCCGTTGTCGCTTTGAAGCGTGCGGCCAATCAGGCGAGCGTGTTGTGA
- a CDS encoding xanthine dehydrogenase family Fe-S subunit, whose product MKPLSLTINGCGVQAQVEPRLNLADFLREHQALTATHVGCEHGVCGACTVWIDGAPARSCITFAAAANGAEITTLEGFEKDPVMGLLREAFADNHGLQCGFCTPGMLMTARDIITRLPDADEKRIRLELSGNLCRCTGYVGIVKAIQSAQAAAKAAGYAKPAANGRIGPVGSHAPTTRQDFSQRPASNTAAKPAALSLTENFDVIDWAAVEQQGVELRQSFAVPFGRDQVWRFFADLDQVTRCMPGARLTRPMQGSRAEGEVNVKLGPIVSAFHGVLDVSRDDSQFRGTVRGAGRDAKSPSSARAIITYAVQSSGASASQVEVAVRFLLSGVLAQFSRSGLVKDVADHLTRVFTQNLEARMSGRPAAAETAETLDAAAIARSALWTRITGFVRRFWSG is encoded by the coding sequence GTGAAACCGCTGTCTCTCACCATCAACGGCTGCGGCGTGCAGGCTCAGGTCGAGCCGCGGCTGAACCTTGCCGACTTTCTGCGGGAACATCAGGCGCTGACCGCCACGCATGTGGGCTGTGAGCACGGTGTCTGCGGCGCCTGCACGGTGTGGATCGACGGCGCACCGGCGCGCTCGTGCATCACCTTTGCGGCCGCAGCGAATGGCGCGGAGATCACCACGCTGGAAGGCTTCGAGAAGGACCCTGTAATGGGGCTGCTGCGCGAGGCCTTTGCCGACAATCACGGCCTGCAATGCGGCTTCTGTACGCCCGGCATGCTGATGACGGCGCGCGACATCATTACGCGGCTGCCCGATGCCGACGAGAAGCGCATTCGCCTGGAGCTTTCCGGCAATCTCTGTCGCTGCACCGGCTATGTCGGCATCGTCAAAGCGATCCAGAGCGCGCAGGCCGCGGCGAAGGCTGCGGGTTACGCCAAGCCCGCAGCCAACGGCCGCATCGGGCCGGTCGGCTCGCACGCGCCGACGACAAGGCAGGATTTCTCGCAAAGACCGGCTTCGAACACCGCGGCAAAACCGGCGGCGCTCTCGCTTACGGAAAATTTCGACGTTATCGACTGGGCCGCGGTCGAGCAGCAAGGTGTCGAGTTGCGCCAGTCCTTCGCGGTGCCCTTCGGGCGCGATCAGGTCTGGCGTTTCTTCGCCGATCTCGATCAGGTGACGCGCTGCATGCCCGGTGCGCGGCTGACGCGGCCGATGCAAGGAAGCCGCGCCGAGGGGGAGGTCAACGTCAAGCTCGGCCCGATCGTCAGCGCGTTTCACGGCGTGCTTGATGTCTCCCGCGATGACAGCCAGTTCCGCGGCACCGTGCGCGGCGCCGGCCGCGACGCCAAAAGCCCGTCGAGCGCGCGCGCCATCATCACCTATGCGGTGCAATCGAGCGGCGCATCGGCATCGCAGGTCGAGGTCGCGGTGAGGTTCCTCCTCTCCGGCGTACTGGCCCAGTTCAGCCGCTCCGGGCTGGTCAAGGACGTCGCCGATCACCTCACCCGCGTGTTCACGCAAAACCTCGAAGCCCGGATGTCCGGCCGGCCAGCCGCCGCCGAGACCGCGGAAACGCTCGACGCCGCCGCCATCGCTCGGTCGGCGCTATGGACCCGGATTACCGGCTTCGTGCGCCGATTTTGGAGCGGCTGA
- a CDS encoding 2Fe-2S iron-sulfur cluster-binding protein, translated as MTPDGATPTKTARLRIWRGTDREHGRYEEFSVAFEDGDSVLDGLVRIRLNDDPGLAVRFSCFNANVCKECTMLIDGNVEYACIAKLHERVIQLDPLPNVPVIRDLVTNTLARKERF; from the coding sequence ATGACACCTGACGGCGCCACGCCGACCAAAACCGCGCGGCTGCGCATCTGGCGCGGCACCGACCGCGAGCACGGCCGCTATGAGGAGTTCAGCGTCGCCTTTGAGGACGGCGATTCGGTGCTGGATGGCCTGGTCCGCATCCGCCTCAACGACGATCCAGGCCTCGCCGTGCGTTTCAGCTGCTTCAATGCCAATGTCTGCAAGGAATGCACGATGCTGATCGACGGCAATGTCGAATACGCCTGCATCGCCAAGCTCCATGAGCGGGTGATCCAGCTCGATCCGCTGCCGAATGTCCCGGTCATCCGCGATCTCGTGACCAACACGCTGGCGCGCAAGGAACGGTTCTGA
- a CDS encoding FAD-dependent oxidoreductase: MVDDIALESDVMVVGGGGAGMFAAVAAARNGARVILIDKNVVGRGGATIMAQMTCASALGESEPDNPELHLKDTLDAGRGLCNEKLAALLCEGSPKRIRELEGWKVNWARSDDGKINQVKAPGHSRKRCVYVDFLSTGAAICAALRNKTSRDAGIRRLSNVTITDIVVRDGEVAGAVGIDVPTSAPVKIKCSAVILCTGGMTKMFQRTTASNNLAGEGVGLALRSGARVIDIEFLQFYPNGHLAPRMVGLDPTTWEPTRVKLGGRLLNGLGEEFLHRYGEADGGSYDTARDILTYAIYKEVEAGRGSPHGGVYLSFQHIDEQKLKDALGPVTEIFARNNINLTRQPVEIFPIAHYQMGGIEVDTEMASTVPGLYAAGEIAGGANGANRLSGNALPEALVFGERAGESAAKYATRNKTSRWDDKAAQPHLELVRKVSGRNISGTRSPGQLMAEVKALMWSKVGAFRNAADLEAARDRIHAMRQSELDELSIAPEADFNTSVVEWFELRNGLLAAEAVATAALNRQESRGAHQRDDFPKADERFLANQRLMLESGEIVSAFKRVGA; encoded by the coding sequence ATGGTCGATGATATTGCATTGGAGAGCGACGTTATGGTGGTCGGCGGCGGCGGCGCCGGCATGTTTGCTGCGGTCGCGGCAGCGCGCAACGGCGCCCGCGTGATCCTGATCGACAAGAACGTGGTCGGACGCGGCGGTGCGACCATCATGGCGCAGATGACCTGCGCCTCGGCGCTCGGCGAATCCGAGCCGGACAATCCGGAGCTGCATCTCAAGGACACGCTCGACGCCGGACGCGGGCTCTGCAACGAGAAGCTCGCGGCATTGCTCTGCGAAGGCAGCCCAAAACGCATTCGCGAACTCGAAGGCTGGAAGGTCAACTGGGCGCGCAGCGACGACGGCAAGATCAACCAGGTCAAGGCTCCCGGCCACAGCCGCAAGCGCTGCGTCTATGTCGATTTTCTCAGCACGGGCGCCGCGATCTGCGCGGCGCTCCGCAACAAGACCAGCCGCGATGCGGGCATCCGCAGGCTCAGCAACGTCACCATCACGGATATCGTGGTGCGCGACGGCGAGGTTGCGGGCGCGGTCGGCATCGATGTGCCGACCTCGGCGCCGGTGAAAATCAAATGCAGCGCGGTGATCTTGTGTACCGGCGGCATGACCAAGATGTTCCAGCGCACGACCGCATCGAACAATCTGGCCGGCGAAGGCGTGGGCCTTGCGCTGCGCAGCGGCGCGCGCGTCATCGACATCGAGTTTTTGCAGTTCTACCCAAACGGCCATCTGGCGCCGCGCATGGTCGGGCTCGACCCGACTACTTGGGAGCCGACGCGAGTGAAGCTCGGCGGGCGCCTGCTCAACGGGCTCGGCGAGGAGTTCCTGCACCGCTACGGGGAGGCCGATGGCGGCTCTTATGACACCGCCCGCGATATCCTGACCTATGCGATTTACAAGGAGGTCGAGGCCGGCCGGGGCTCGCCACATGGCGGCGTCTATCTGTCGTTCCAGCACATCGACGAGCAGAAGCTAAAGGATGCGCTCGGTCCGGTGACCGAGATCTTCGCGCGCAACAACATCAATCTCACCCGGCAGCCCGTCGAGATCTTCCCGATCGCGCATTACCAGATGGGCGGGATCGAGGTGGACACCGAAATGGCCTCCACCGTGCCAGGGCTTTATGCGGCGGGCGAGATCGCCGGCGGCGCGAACGGCGCCAACCGGCTGTCCGGCAACGCGCTTCCCGAAGCGCTGGTGTTTGGCGAGCGCGCCGGCGAGAGTGCCGCGAAATATGCCACGCGCAACAAAACCTCGCGCTGGGACGACAAGGCGGCGCAGCCGCATCTTGAACTCGTCCGCAAGGTCTCCGGACGCAACATCAGCGGCACGCGCTCGCCCGGGCAATTGATGGCCGAGGTCAAGGCGCTGATGTGGAGCAAGGTCGGCGCCTTCCGCAACGCCGCCGATCTCGAAGCTGCACGCGACCGCATCCACGCCATGCGGCAGAGCGAGCTCGACGAGTTGTCGATTGCGCCCGAAGCCGACTTCAACACCAGCGTGGTCGAGTGGTTCGAGCTGCGCAACGGACTTCTCGCAGCGGAAGCCGTCGCGACCGCGGCGCTGAACCGGCAAGAAAGCCGCGGCGCGCATCAGCGCGATGATTTCCCCAAGGCCGACGAACGCTTCCTCGCCAACCAGCGCCTGATGCTGGAGAGCGGCGAGATCGTCTCGGCATTCAAACGGGTGGGTGCATGA
- a CDS encoding amidohydrolase/deacetylase family metallohydrolase gives MSDNKPYDLLLRGGHVIDPASSINGVMDVAVRDGKIAAVQKDILPTSAKESIDVRGRIVIPGMIDTHAHVYRYVSGRFGMDPDLVGVQSGVTTVIDQGGPSCMTLPGFREFIAKTAKTRVYAFLSSYLVGGLEGHLYPTLYSPDGINIQAAVDAAKSNLDLVRGIKGHAEIGGFARWGIKVLQMSAEIGRKTNLPLYVHFGQLWGLPKSGANGEDADTILERVIPELRPGDILAHPFTRHPGGFVNREGEVHEVIKAALARGLKVDVGHGSHFSYRLARKALDAGIVPDTLGADMHGYNTHVPPPPGTPAEHADDEANPFFGQAKFSLSQAMSSMLALGLTLEQVVPMVTTNAAAMIGKQDEIGSLKPGLDADVSVLADQRGKFLLRDNEKNQVLAERLLQPLFCLRAGLRYDATASILPEAIAA, from the coding sequence ATGTCCGACAACAAACCCTATGACCTGCTGCTGCGCGGCGGCCATGTCATCGATCCTGCTTCAAGCATCAACGGCGTGATGGACGTCGCGGTGCGCGACGGCAAGATCGCGGCCGTGCAGAAGGACATCCTGCCGACCAGCGCCAAGGAATCCATCGACGTCCGCGGCCGCATCGTCATCCCGGGCATGATCGACACCCACGCGCATGTCTATCGCTATGTCAGCGGCCGCTTCGGCATGGACCCCGATCTGGTCGGCGTGCAATCGGGCGTGACCACCGTGATCGATCAGGGCGGCCCGTCCTGCATGACGCTGCCGGGCTTCCGGGAATTCATCGCCAAGACAGCCAAGACCCGCGTCTACGCTTTCCTGTCGTCCTATCTGGTCGGCGGCCTCGAAGGTCATCTCTATCCGACCCTTTATAGTCCGGACGGCATCAACATCCAGGCGGCTGTCGACGCCGCGAAGTCCAACCTCGATCTGGTGCGCGGCATCAAGGGCCATGCAGAAATCGGCGGCTTCGCGCGCTGGGGCATCAAGGTGCTGCAGATGTCGGCCGAGATCGGACGCAAGACCAACCTGCCGCTTTACGTGCACTTCGGCCAGCTCTGGGGCCTGCCGAAGAGCGGCGCCAACGGCGAGGACGCCGACACGATTCTCGAGCGCGTCATTCCCGAGCTGCGGCCGGGCGACATCCTGGCGCACCCGTTCACGCGGCATCCGGGCGGTTTCGTCAACCGCGAGGGCGAGGTGCACGAGGTGATCAAGGCTGCGCTGGCGCGCGGCTTGAAGGTCGACGTCGGCCACGGCAGCCACTTCTCCTACCGTCTGGCGCGCAAGGCGCTCGATGCCGGGATCGTGCCGGACACACTCGGCGCCGACATGCACGGCTACAACACTCATGTGCCGCCACCGCCCGGCACACCCGCCGAGCATGCTGACGATGAGGCCAATCCGTTCTTCGGTCAGGCCAAGTTCAGCCTCTCCCAGGCCATGAGCTCGATGCTGGCTCTGGGGCTGACACTTGAACAGGTTGTGCCGATGGTGACCACCAATGCAGCAGCGATGATCGGCAAACAGGACGAAATCGGCTCGCTGAAGCCTGGGCTCGACGCCGACGTGTCGGTGCTTGCCGACCAGCGCGGCAAGTTCCTGCTGCGCGACAACGAGAAGAACCAGGTGCTGGCCGAGCGCCTGCTACAGCCGCTGTTCTGCCTGCGCGCAGGCCTGCGCTACGACGCCACCGCCTCGATTCTGCCGGAGGCGATCGCCGCCTGA